Part of the Bacillus cabrialesii genome is shown below.
ATACAAAATGTTCACTAAACGCATATAGTAAGGAAAAAGAAATAAGCTGATGACAATACCGCCTTTCTTCCGGCGGTGTCTCCATGTATGTCAGTACGTCATTCATCCAGCCCATATTCCACTTAAAATGAAAGCCGAGCCCCCCTTCCTCAACGGCACCTGTCACTTGAGGCCAATCCGTGGAATCTTCCGCAATCATCATGACATGCGGATATGCCTCTCGCATGGTTTGATTGAGTTTTTTTAAAAATGAAACAGCATATGGATTCGTATAGCGTTCGTCCTGATTTGGCCAATACAGGATGTTAGCCACTGCATCGACCCTAAATCCATCTATATGATAGAGTTCCGCCCAGTACAACGCATTAGAAATTAAAAAACTATGAACTTCCGGTTTTCCCAAGTCAAAATTAGCCGTACCCCATAGCCAATTCTCCCGATCACGTTCTTCTTGATATTCATAAAGCGGTTCTCCATCAAACATATAAAGGCCATGTCCATCTTTACAAAAATGTCCGGGAACCCAATCCAGAATGACTCCAATGTTTTCTTGATGGCATTCATCCACAAACTTCATCAAATCATGCGGCGTACCAAACCTGCTTGTCGGGCTGTAATAACCCGTTCCCTGGTATCCCCAGGAACGATCATAAGGATGCTCATATATTGGAAGCAGTTCGATATGAGTAAACCCATGCTCTTTGATATAAGGAATAAGCGACCGACTTAATTCTTTATAGGAGTAATGCCTGCCATCGGAATGTTTCTTCCAAGAACCGAGATGAAGTTCATAAATAAAAACGGGCTTCTCATACAGCGTCTTAGCCTTCTGTTTCTTTTGCCATGTTTGGTCTTGCCAATTGTATCCTGACAAGTCGTAAGTAAGTGACGCTGTATTGGGCCTGACTTCAGAATAAACAGCATATGGATCTGCCTTAAGCCTGATTTCACCGCTATGAGTCACGATTTCATACTTATACCGTTCCTCTTCTCCCAAACCTGGAATAAATAACGTCCAAATCCCGTTGTCGTTCACTCTGTGCATCACATGCTGTTCTCCTGACCAGCTGTTGAAATCCCCAACCACATGTACTTCTGACGCATGAGGCGCCCACACACAGAATTCATATCCACTTTGGCCATTCAGCTCGCGATAATGCGAGCCAAATAGCTGATAGCTTTTAAACAGACTGCCTTCGTGAAAAAGATAAACATCATGTGCTGTTGGGCTGGCAGCGGCCATGTAATCATCCTTTCTGACATCATAGTTTTCATTTATAGTATTTATTCGAAGAAATAAAAAAAAGCCCTTTCTTGAAAGCGCTTATACTTATTGACATTTAACTTCATTTTCCGAAGAAAAACGAAATATATGGAGATTTTTGTTGCCTGTTTATAGAATACAGAATGAAATATCATGATTTATAAAAAATAAAAAAACCTTGCATGATATGCAAGGTTTTTGGATGACCCGTACGGGATTCGAACCCGTGTTACCGCCGTGAAAGGGCGGTGTCTTAACCGCTTGACCAACGGGCCGATGTTGAGAAGTTATATCTGTAATCATATGGCGGAGAAGGAGGGATTTGAACCCTCGCGCCGCTTACACGACCTACACCCTTAGCAGGGGCGCCTCTTCAGCCACTTGAGTACTTCTCCATTTGGCTCCACAGGCAGGATTCGAACCTGCGACCGATCGGTTAACAGCCGATAGCTCTACCACTGAGCTACTGTGGAATACAAAAGTCATGGTGGGCCTGAATGGACTCGAACCATCGACCTCACGCTTATCAGGCGTGCGCTCTAACCAGCTGAGCTACAGGCCCATGACAATATAAAAATGGAGCGGGTGATGGGAATCGAACCCACGACATCAGCTTGGAAGGCTGAGGTTTTACCACTAAACTACACCCGCAATTTTTATTTGGGGCGATTGATGGGAATCGAACCCACGAATGCCAGAGCCACAATCTGGTGCGTTAACCACTTCGCCACAACCGCCAAAATATATATTGATAAATGGTGGCTCGGGACGGAATCGAACCGCCGACACACGGATTTTCAGTCCGTTGCTCTACCAACTGAGCTACCGAGCCTAATTATTTAAATGGCGGTCCGGACGGGACTCGAACCCGCGACCTCCTGCGTGACAGGCAGGCATTCTAACCAACTGAACTACCGGACCATTTTGATGTTTGCAGATGAATCTTTTGGTTGTGCCTATCAGGCATCCCTTAATCCATTCATGTATTTGGTTGCGGGGGCAGGATTTGAACCTGCGACCTTCGGGTTATGAGCCCGACGAGCTACCGAACTGCTCCACCCCGCGATGATTAAGAATATATATGGCGGAGGAAGAGGGATTCGAACCCCCGCGGGCTTTGACACCCCTGTCGGTTTTCAAGACCGATCCCTTCAGCCAGACTTGGGTATTCCTCCATATAGTGGTGGACCTTGTAGGACTCGAACCTACGACCGGACGGTTATGAGCCGTCTGCTCTAACCAACTGAGCTAAAGGTCCATTGGTAGCGGCGGAGGGGATCGAACCCCCGACCTCACGGGTATGAACCGTACGCTCTAGCCAGCTGAGCTACACCGCCAAATATTTATTGAAACCAAGTGGAGCCTAGCGGGATCGAACCGCTGACCTCCTGCGTGCAAAGCAGGCGCTCTCCCAGCTGAGCTAAGGCCCCAAGAATGGTCGGGAAGACAGGATTCGAACCTGCGACCCCATGGTCCCAAACCATGTGCTCTACCAAGCTGAGCTACTTCCCGATTTCATACAGATTATGGCGCGCCCGAGAGGAGTCGAACCCCTAACCTTTTGATCCGTAGTCAAACGCTCTATCCAATTGAGCTACGGGCGCAAAACTTAATGCCGAGGGCCGGACTTGAACCGGCACGGTAGTCACCTACCGCAGGATTTTAAGTCCTGTGTGTCTGCCAATTCCACCACCCCGGCGTGGATGGTATAGTTGGAGCGGAAGACGGGATTCGAACCCGCGACCCCCACCTTGGCAAGGTGGTGTTCTACCACTGAACTACTTCCGCAGAAATGGTGCGGATGAAGGGACTTGAACCCCCACGTCTGTAAAGACACTAGAGCCTGATTCTAGCGCGTCTGCCAATTCCGCCACATCCGCAACATGTAAATGGTGAGCCATGAAGGACTCGAACCTTCGACCCTCTGATTAAAAGTCAGATGCTCTACCAACTGAGCTAATGGCTCTTCTTACGAGAGACTTGAATATTATATCATATAAAAGTGGTGCCGGCAAGAGGACTTGAACCCCCAACCTACTGATTACAAGTCAGTTGCTCTACCAATTGAGCTACACCGGCATATATGTAAAGCCGAGTATGTATAATTAAAATGGTGGAGGATGACGGGCTCGAACCGCCGACCCTCTGCTTGTAAGGCAGATGCTCTCCCAGCTGAGCTAATCCTCCATAATTGCACTAACGTGCAATTGCTTGGCGGCGTCCTACTCTCACAGGGGGAAACCCCCGACTACCATCGGCGCTGAAGAGCTTAACTTCCGTGTTCGGTATGGGAACGGGTGTGACCTCTTCGCTATCGCCACCAAACAAATGCCTTCAGGATGAAGGTACTGGGCGTTTCTCACAGGATGTGAGAGCCCTTAGCGGAGTTTCCTTGCCTTTCCGCCTTTTAGAGAGTGTTCTCTCAAAACTAGATAACAGATGTGACATCATTCAAAATGTGGTTAAGTCCTCGATCGATTAGTATCTGTCAGCTCCATGTGTCGCCACACTTCCACCTCAGACCTATCAACCTGATCATCTTTCAGGGATCTTACTTCCTTGCGGAATGGGAAATCTCATCTTGAGGGGGGCTTCATGCTTAGATGCTTTCAGCACTTATCCCGTCCGCACATAGCTACCCAGCGATGCCCTTGGCAGAACAACTGGTACACCAGCGGTGCGTCCATCCCGGTCCTCTCGTACTAAGGACAGCTCCTCTCAAATTTCCTGCGCCCGCGACGGATAGGGACCGAACTGTCTCACGACGTTCTGAACCCAGCTCGCGTACCGCTTTAATGGGCGAACAGCCCAACCCTTGGGACCGACTACAGCCCCAGGATGCGATGAGCCGACATCGAGGTGCCAAACCTCCCCGTCGATGTGGACTCTTGGGGGAGATAAGCCTGTTATCCCCGGGGTAGCTTTTATCCGTTGAGCGATGGCCCTTCCATGCGGAACCACCGGATCACTAAGCCCGACTTTCGTCCCTGCTCGACTTGTAGGTCTCGCAGTCAAGCTCCCTTGTGCCTTTACACTCTGCGAATGATTTCCAACCATTCTGAGGGAACCTTTGGGCGCCTCCGTTACCTTTTAGGAGGCGACCGCCCCAGTCAAACTGCCCACCTGACACTGTCTCCCCGCCCGATAAGGGCGGCGGGTTAGAAGGTCAATACAGCCAGGGTAGTATCCCACCGATGCCTCCACCGAAGCTGGCGCTCCGGTTTCCAAGGCTCCTACCTATCCTGTACAAGCTGTACCAACATTCAATATCAGGCTGCAGTAAAGCTCCACGGGGTCTTTCCGTCCTGTCGCGGGTAACCTGCATCTTCACAGGTACTATAATTTCACCGAGTCTCTCGTTGAGACAGTGCCCAGATCGTTGCGCCTTTCGTGCGGGTCGGAACTTACCCGACAAGGAATTTCGCTACCTTAGGACCGTTATAGTTACGGCCGCCGTTTACTGGGGCTTCAATTCGCACCTTCGCTTACGCTAAGCGCTCCTCTTAACCTTCCAGCACCGGGCAGGCGTCAGCCCCTATACTTCGCCTTACGGCTTCGCAGAGACCTGTGTTTTTGCTAAACAGTCGCCTGGGCCTATTCACTGCGGCTCTCTCGGGCTTGCACCCTAACAGAGCACCCCTTCTCCCGAAGTTACGGGGTCATTTTGCCGAGTTCCTTAACGAGAGTTCTCTCGATCACCTTAGGATTCTCTCCTCGCCTACCTGTGTCGGTTTGCGGTACGGGCACCTCTCACCTCGCTAGAGGCTTTTCTTGGCAGTGTGGAATCAGGAACTTCGCTACTATATTTCGCTCGCCATCACAGCTCAGCCTTATGGGAAACGGATTTGCCTATTTCCCAGCCTAACTGCTTGGACGCGGATATCCAATACCGCGCTTACCCTATCCTCCTGCGTCCCCCCATTGCTCAAATGGTGAGGAGGTGGTACAGGAATATCAACCTGTTGTCCATCGCCTACGCCTTTCGGCCTCGGCTTAGGTCCCGACTAACCCTGAGCGGACGAGCCTTCCTCAGGAAACCTTAGGCATTCGGTGGAGGGGATTCTCACCCCTCTTTCGCTACTCATACCGGCATTCTCACTTCTAAGCGCTCCACCAGTCCTTCCGGTCTGGCTTCACAGCCCTTAGAACGCTCTCCTACCACTGTTCGAAGAACAGTCCGCAGCTTCGGTGATACGTTTAGCCCCGGTACATTTTCGGCGCAGAGTCACTCGACCAGTGAGCTATTACGCACTCTTTAAATGGTGGCTGCTTCTAAGCCAACATCCTGGTTGTCTAAGCAACTCCACATCCTTTTCCACTTAACGTATACTTTGGGACCTTAGCTGGCGGTCTGGGCTGTTTCCCTTTCGACTACGGATCTTATCACTCGCAGTCTGACTCCCAAGGATAAGTCATTGGCATTCGGAGTTTGACTGAATTCGGTAACCCGGTAG
Proteins encoded:
- the glgB gene encoding 1,4-alpha-glucan branching enzyme, which translates into the protein MAAASPTAHDVYLFHEGSLFKSYQLFGSHYRELNGQSGYEFCVWAPHASEVHVVGDFNSWSGEQHVMHRVNDNGIWTLFIPGLGEEERYKYEIVTHSGEIRLKADPYAVYSEVRPNTASLTYDLSGYNWQDQTWQKKQKAKTLYEKPVFIYELHLGSWKKHSDGRHYSYKELSRSLIPYIKEHGFTHIELLPIYEHPYDRSWGYQGTGYYSPTSRFGTPHDLMKFVDECHQENIGVILDWVPGHFCKDGHGLYMFDGEPLYEYQEERDRENWLWGTANFDLGKPEVHSFLISNALYWAELYHIDGFRVDAVANILYWPNQDERYTNPYAVSFLKKLNQTMREAYPHVMMIAEDSTDWPQVTGAVEEGGLGFHFKWNMGWMNDVLTYMETPPEERRYCHQLISFSLLYAFSEHFVLPFSHDEVVYGKKSLLNKMPGDYWQKFAQYRLLLGYMTVHPGKKLIFMGSEFAQFDEWKDTEQLDWFLDSFPMHQKASVFTQDLLRFYRKSKILYEHDHRAQSFEWIDVHNDEQSIFSFIRYGKRHGEAFVIICNFKPEVYHQYDVGVPFLTQYIEVLNSDSEAYGGSGQINKKPLEAKKGVLHHKPCYITITIPPYGISILRAVKKRGEIKR